In a genomic window of Candidatus Thiothrix sulfatifontis:
- a CDS encoding 1-acyl-sn-glycerol-3-phosphate acyltransferase translates to MNALNTLWLGTRAAIFWVGFAISTLLAGLLTPLAWLFPLKYRYPATTLWNCFNRWWLEVTCGVKYQVIGRENIPTDSAFIIMANHQSTWETFAIPCIFPQQLSWVMKRELLKIPFFGWGLRLIRPIAIDRNAGKAAVKQISHQGKALLQEGISVVIFPEGTRVAPDANVPFKIGGAILASHSGFPVVPVAHNAGLSWQRHAWIKKPGTITVSIGPAFATQGLKTDAINQQAQRWIEAEKARLPAIATTP, encoded by the coding sequence ATGAATGCACTTAACACGCTTTGGCTTGGCACTCGTGCCGCGATTTTCTGGGTAGGCTTTGCGATCAGCACCCTCTTGGCAGGCTTGCTAACCCCGTTGGCTTGGTTGTTTCCGCTCAAATACCGTTACCCCGCGACTACTTTGTGGAACTGTTTCAACCGTTGGTGGCTGGAGGTAACTTGCGGGGTGAAATACCAAGTGATCGGGCGTGAAAACATCCCCACCGATAGCGCTTTCATCATTATGGCTAATCATCAATCAACGTGGGAAACCTTCGCTATCCCCTGTATTTTTCCGCAACAATTAAGCTGGGTGATGAAACGCGAACTGTTGAAGATTCCGTTTTTTGGCTGGGGTTTGCGGCTGATTCGCCCGATTGCGATTGACCGCAATGCTGGGAAAGCGGCCGTCAAACAAATCTCTCACCAAGGTAAAGCTTTGTTACAGGAAGGTATCAGCGTGGTTATTTTCCCCGAAGGCACTCGCGTCGCACCGGATGCCAACGTACCGTTTAAAATTGGCGGCGCAATCCTCGCCTCTCACTCCGGCTTTCCGGTGGTTCCTGTGGCACACAATGCGGGGTTAAGCTGGCAACGCCATGCGTGGATCAAAAAACCCGGCACGATTACCGTCAGCATCGGCCCGGCATTTGCCACCCAAGGCTTAAAAACCGATGCCATTAACCAACAGGCGCAACGCTGGATTGAAGCTGAAAAGGCGCGTTTGCCTGCGATTGCGACCACCCCATAA
- a CDS encoding group II truncated hemoglobin — translation MELPITTHYDMLGGEAGISRLVNRFYDIMDELPEAWELRKIHPQDSQPARDKLFKFLSGWLGGPGLYEAEYGHPRLRMRHAPFPVDTQMRDQWLLCMNMALDEQVTDELLKMQLKASFANVADHMRNRAG, via the coding sequence ATGGAATTACCGATCACAACCCACTATGACATGCTCGGCGGCGAAGCCGGTATTTCGCGCTTAGTGAACCGCTTTTACGACATTATGGATGAATTGCCGGAAGCGTGGGAGTTGCGCAAAATCCACCCGCAAGATTCGCAACCCGCCCGCGATAAATTGTTTAAGTTTTTGTCGGGCTGGCTAGGCGGGCCGGGTTTGTATGAAGCAGAATACGGACACCCGCGTTTGCGGATGCGGCACGCGCCATTTCCGGTGGATACCCAAATGCGTGATCAGTGGTTGCTGTGCATGAATATGGCATTGGATGAGCAAGTGACCGACGAATTATTGAAAATGCAGTTAAAGGCTTCCTTTGCGAATGTGGCTGACCACATGCGGAATCGGGCGGGCTGA
- a CDS encoding DUF4214 domain-containing protein: MVTNEAKNKFEKKLNLGCGHDYKEGYINIDFNSSHKVDIVSDVTWLKPLEDKIAIEIIAQDVLEHISRDQCQTALREWNRIMMPDGKLIIRVPSLIHLLNLLNQPDFQPFEKQEILIQNLFGTQHYNGDFHLNGFTKTTLKSHLEQAGFKAIEIKIIDEWMLEATSIKVHHYPPDEILRIEDDEIFINHAFISILKRQADPEGLEYYLDLIQKDKIPRESVLKNLQASDEYNRINIVNSF, from the coding sequence ATGGTAACAAACGAAGCGAAGAATAAGTTTGAAAAAAAACTAAATTTAGGTTGCGGTCACGATTATAAAGAAGGATATATCAACATTGATTTTAATTCTTCACATAAAGTTGATATTGTATCGGATGTTACTTGGCTAAAACCGCTAGAAGATAAAATTGCTATAGAAATCATTGCTCAAGATGTCCTTGAACATATATCAAGAGATCAATGTCAAACGGCTCTGAGAGAATGGAATCGGATAATGATGCCTGATGGAAAATTGATTATTCGAGTACCCAGTTTGATTCATTTATTAAACCTCCTCAACCAACCTGACTTTCAACCATTTGAAAAACAAGAAATTCTTATACAGAATCTTTTTGGTACGCAACATTATAATGGTGATTTCCATCTTAATGGCTTCACAAAAACCACGCTAAAATCTCATTTAGAACAGGCTGGATTTAAAGCCATTGAAATAAAAATAATTGATGAATGGATGTTGGAAGCCACATCAATTAAGGTTCATCATTATCCACCCGATGAAATATTGCGCATAGAAGATGATGAGATTTTTATTAATCACGCATTTATCTCGATTTTAAAAAGGCAAGCTGATCCTGAAGGTTTGGAGTATTATCTTGATTTAATTCAGAAAGACAAGATTCCTCGTGAATCCGTTCTAAAAAACTTGCAGGCCAGTGATGAATATAATCGCATAAATATTGTTAATAGTTTTTGA
- the gmhB gene encoding D-glycero-beta-D-manno-heptose 1,7-bisphosphate 7-phosphatase, with translation MKLIILDRDGVINEDSDAFIKTVDEWIPIPGSIAAMARLYHAGYTLAIATNQSGIARGYYDVATLDAMHAKLRHLLAAHGGEVAYIAYCPHLSSDHCECRKPKPGMLLTIAEHFGTNPAQAHVVGDSLRDWQAAAAVGASYAQVRTGKGLRTLAEGKLPAALPVFDNLADYADSLLGTTSA, from the coding sequence GTGAAACTCATCATCCTCGACCGTGACGGCGTGATTAACGAAGATTCCGATGCGTTCATCAAAACGGTGGACGAATGGATTCCCATCCCCGGTAGCATTGCAGCGATGGCGCGGCTCTATCACGCCGGATACACGCTGGCGATTGCCACCAACCAATCGGGCATTGCGCGTGGCTATTACGACGTTGCGACCTTGGATGCGATGCACGCCAAACTGCGCCACTTATTAGCCGCGCACGGCGGTGAAGTCGCTTACATCGCCTATTGCCCGCACCTTAGCAGCGATCATTGTGAGTGCCGCAAACCGAAACCGGGGATGCTGCTCACCATTGCAGAACATTTCGGCACAAATCCCGCGCAAGCCCACGTCGTCGGTGATTCGCTACGCGACTGGCAAGCCGCCGCTGCGGTGGGTGCAAGCTATGCCCAAGTCCGTACCGGCAAAGGCTTGCGCACGCTGGCAGAGGGCAAGCTTCCCGCCGCACTACCTGTGTTTGATAATTTGGCAGATTATGCCGATTCACTTTTGGGAACCACTTCAGCATGA
- the typA gene encoding translational GTPase TypA, with the protein MIQNLRNIAIIAHVDHGKTTLVDKLLQQSGTLGERAEVSERMMDSNALEKERGITILAKNTALRWTNPADGIEYRINIVDTPGHADFGGEVERVLSMVDSVLLLVDAVDGPMPQTRFVTQKAFSHGLKPILVINKIDRPGANPTRVMDQVFELFDNLGATDEQLDFPVVYASAINGYAGLEETVNSGDMTPLFQTIIGSVSAPDVDPNAPFQLQISQLDYNSYLGIIGIGRIKQGRVKTNTQVKVIDIDGKIRNGRVLKILGFNGLDRVEVNEAQAGDIIAFSGMDELHISDTVCDPESVVALPALTIDEPTVTMTFQVNTSPFAGKEVKTGTSSRRLNERLHQELLSNVALRVEETDDPEKFKVSGRGELHLGILIENMRREGYELAVSRPEVIIREVDGVKMEPFENVTVDIEESSQGKVMEALGERRAELKDMAPDGKGRVRLEYLMPARGLIGFQTDFMTMTSGTGLIYHVFDSYAPFKAGAIGNRHNGVLISNGTGKALAYALFSLQERGKLFVSHTEEVYEGQVIGIHTRDNDLVVNPLKAKQLTNIRASGTDENLILVPAIRMTLEQAMEFIDDDELVEITPKNIRIRKRFLMENDRKRAGAAKKDLAS; encoded by the coding sequence GTGATCCAGAACCTGCGAAACATCGCCATCATCGCCCACGTTGACCACGGAAAAACCACCTTGGTTGACAAACTGCTACAACAATCCGGCACTTTAGGCGAACGCGCTGAAGTGTCCGAACGGATGATGGACTCTAACGCGCTGGAGAAAGAGCGCGGCATTACCATCTTGGCGAAAAACACCGCTCTGCGTTGGACTAACCCCGCTGATGGTATCGAATACCGCATCAACATCGTCGACACCCCAGGGCACGCGGACTTCGGCGGCGAAGTTGAGCGCGTGCTGTCCATGGTTGACTCCGTATTGCTGCTGGTTGACGCGGTAGATGGCCCGATGCCACAAACCCGTTTCGTGACCCAAAAAGCGTTTTCCCACGGTTTAAAACCGATTCTGGTCATCAATAAAATCGACCGCCCGGGCGCAAACCCCACCCGCGTCATGGATCAGGTGTTTGAACTGTTCGATAATCTCGGTGCGACTGACGAACAACTCGACTTCCCCGTCGTTTACGCGTCAGCTATCAACGGCTACGCAGGTTTGGAAGAAACCGTCAACAGCGGCGATATGACGCCATTGTTCCAGACCATCATTGGTTCAGTCAGCGCACCTGACGTTGACCCGAATGCACCGTTCCAATTGCAAATCAGCCAATTGGACTACAACTCCTACCTCGGCATTATCGGGATCGGGCGTATCAAACAAGGTCGCGTCAAAACCAATACCCAAGTCAAAGTCATCGACATCGACGGTAAAATCCGCAACGGGCGCGTGCTGAAAATCCTCGGCTTCAACGGCTTGGATCGCGTCGAAGTCAACGAAGCGCAAGCGGGCGACATTATCGCGTTCTCCGGCATGGACGAGCTGCACATTTCCGACACCGTGTGTGATCCAGAAAGCGTGGTTGCACTGCCAGCGTTGACCATTGATGAACCGACCGTCACCATGACGTTCCAAGTTAATACGTCACCGTTTGCGGGCAAAGAAGTTAAAACCGGCACCTCGTCACGCCGCTTGAACGAGCGTTTGCATCAAGAATTGCTCAGTAACGTCGCCTTGCGCGTCGAAGAAACCGATGACCCTGAGAAATTCAAAGTCTCCGGTCGTGGCGAATTGCACTTAGGCATTCTGATCGAAAACATGCGTCGTGAAGGCTACGAACTCGCGGTTTCCCGCCCTGAAGTTATCATCCGTGAAGTCGACGGCGTAAAAATGGAACCGTTTGAAAACGTGACCGTTGACATCGAAGAGTCCAGCCAAGGTAAAGTCATGGAAGCGCTGGGCGAACGCCGCGCGGAACTGAAAGACATGGCACCGGATGGCAAAGGTCGCGTGCGTTTAGAATACCTGATGCCTGCGCGTGGTTTGATCGGTTTCCAAACTGACTTCATGACCATGACCTCTGGTACTGGCTTGATTTACCACGTATTTGACAGCTACGCACCGTTCAAAGCGGGCGCGATTGGCAACCGTCACAACGGCGTATTGATCTCCAACGGCACCGGCAAAGCCTTGGCTTACGCCCTGTTCAGCTTGCAAGAACGCGGCAAATTGTTCGTCAGCCACACCGAAGAAGTGTACGAAGGTCAGGTCATCGGCATCCATACCCGTGACAACGACTTGGTGGTCAACCCGCTGAAAGCCAAGCAATTGACCAATATTCGTGCTTCCGGTACAGATGAAAACCTGATCCTTGTCCCTGCTATCCGCATGACGCTGGAACAGGCGATGGAGTTCATCGACGACGACGAATTGGTTGAAATCACGCCGAAAAACATCCGTATCCGCAAGCGTTTCCTGATGGAAAACGACCGCAAACGGGCGGGCGCGGCGAAGAAAGATCTGGCGTCGTAA
- a CDS encoding DUF3108 domain-containing protein, whose amino-acid sequence MKLLWIVSAALALAASPGAAAPDAFQASYTVSAKGLDMGVMKASLRYEGANYTYQKITEANGLAALLSGDTLTERSTGKKQAAQLVPDNYLHHHHNKRKDKKDEFRFTTPTQVEGSVDNNAYQLRVPNGTLDMAVLELYLMEALATDQALNYRVVSKGKVQDYRLRKLGKETVEVPAGSYECEKLEVIHDSNARQTTLWLAPQLNYAIVQVRHQEGGDVIETRLNQYQ is encoded by the coding sequence ATGAAGCTGTTATGGATCGTCTCAGCAGCCTTGGCATTAGCCGCGTCACCCGGTGCGGCGGCACCCGATGCGTTTCAAGCCAGTTATACCGTCAGCGCCAAAGGGCTAGACATGGGGGTCATGAAGGCCAGCTTGCGCTACGAAGGGGCAAACTATACCTACCAAAAAATCACCGAAGCCAACGGCTTGGCTGCTTTGCTCAGTGGCGACACCCTGACCGAACGCAGTACTGGCAAAAAACAAGCGGCGCAATTGGTTCCCGACAACTATTTGCACCACCACCACAATAAGCGCAAGGATAAAAAAGACGAATTTCGCTTCACCACTCCCACGCAAGTGGAAGGTAGCGTTGACAATAACGCCTATCAATTGCGTGTGCCCAATGGCACTTTGGACATGGCAGTGCTGGAATTGTATTTGATGGAAGCTTTGGCAACCGACCAAGCCCTCAATTACCGCGTGGTCAGCAAAGGCAAAGTTCAAGATTACCGCTTGCGTAAACTCGGCAAAGAAACCGTTGAGGTACCCGCTGGCAGCTACGAATGCGAAAAACTGGAAGTCATACACGACAGCAATGCACGTCAAACCACCTTGTGGTTAGCACCGCAGTTGAATTACGCCATTGTGCAGGTGCGCCATCAAGAAGGCGGGGATGTGATCGAAACCCGTTTAAACCAATATCAATAG
- the rph gene encoding ribonuclease PH, translating to MRPSERAPEQMRTVTFTRHYTCHAEGSVLVEFGKTKVLCTATVEDRLPGWLKGKGQGWVTAEYGMLPRATGSRTAREAAKGKQGGRTMEIQRLIGRSLRAVVDLEALGEFQITIDCDVIQADGGTRTASISGAYVALCDAITWLQQNRRLKKNPLHGQIAAVSVGIFAGVPVLDLDYTEDSTAETDMNVVMNEAGQFIELQGTAEGHAFRRDELDAMLVLAEKGIREIMQAQQQALES from the coding sequence ATGAGACCCAGCGAACGCGCTCCTGAGCAAATGCGAACGGTTACATTTACCCGCCATTACACCTGCCACGCGGAAGGCTCAGTATTAGTGGAGTTCGGCAAGACCAAAGTGCTGTGTACCGCCACCGTCGAAGACCGTTTACCCGGCTGGCTCAAAGGCAAAGGTCAAGGTTGGGTCACGGCGGAATACGGCATGTTGCCGCGTGCCACGGGTTCACGCACCGCTCGCGAAGCCGCCAAAGGCAAACAAGGCGGGCGTACCATGGAAATCCAGCGCTTGATCGGGCGTTCCCTGCGAGCGGTAGTCGATCTCGAAGCCCTCGGCGAATTCCAAATCACCATCGACTGCGACGTGATTCAAGCCGATGGCGGCACGCGCACGGCTTCAATCAGCGGCGCTTACGTCGCCTTGTGTGACGCGATTACTTGGCTGCAACAAAATCGCCGCCTGAAGAAAAACCCCTTGCACGGGCAAATCGCAGCGGTTTCCGTCGGCATTTTTGCAGGCGTGCCGGTACTGGATCTGGATTACACCGAAGATTCCACGGCTGAAACCGACATGAACGTGGTGATGAACGAAGCCGGACAATTCATCGAATTGCAAGGCACTGCCGAAGGTCACGCCTTCCGCCGCGACGAACTCGACGCCATGCTGGTATTGGCAGAAAAAGGCATTCGGGAAATCATGCAAGCACAACAACAGGCATTGGAATCATGA
- a CDS encoding response regulator transcription factor, with protein sequence MSANHHEHHSTLGHQILFVDDDVVLHALLQAYLTAHNYGLHSLFNGEEIDGFCQNCQPDLILLDIMLPGKDGLHWLKWIKKHHPDLPVMLLSAKKSADERLVGLETGADDYLTKPFHPKELLIRIQKIIRHTPSKPADTLLIGDNLFDVEHETLTRGGTTVKLTTQEARLLQFFCQNAGQVLTRDAISHALNGNEHQPLNRSIDMTINRLRKKLGDDAQAPQHLRTIWRKGYRLTLPL encoded by the coding sequence ATGAGCGCTAATCACCATGAACACCACAGCACACTTGGTCATCAAATCTTGTTCGTCGATGATGATGTTGTATTGCACGCATTGTTACAAGCGTATTTAACGGCGCATAACTATGGCCTTCATAGCCTGTTCAATGGCGAAGAGATTGATGGTTTTTGCCAAAACTGTCAGCCCGATTTGATTTTGCTTGACATTATGTTGCCCGGCAAAGACGGCTTGCACTGGCTGAAATGGATAAAAAAACACCATCCAGACTTGCCAGTGATGCTTTTATCTGCAAAAAAATCCGCAGACGAACGCTTGGTTGGGCTGGAAACGGGAGCTGATGATTATCTAACCAAGCCGTTTCACCCCAAAGAATTGCTTATCCGTATTCAAAAGATCATTCGTCACACCCCATCCAAACCCGCTGATACGCTCCTGATTGGTGATAATCTGTTCGATGTTGAGCATGAAACGTTGACGCGTGGCGGTACCACGGTAAAACTCACCACGCAGGAAGCCCGCTTATTGCAGTTTTTTTGTCAGAATGCCGGACAAGTATTAACCCGCGACGCCATCTCCCACGCGCTTAACGGCAACGAACACCAACCCCTCAACCGCAGCATCGACATGACCATTAACCGCTTACGCAAGAAACTGGGCGATGATGCGCAAGCCCCCCAACACTTGCGCACCATTTGGCGCAAAGGCTACCGTTTGACACTCCCCTTATGA
- the rdgB gene encoding RdgB/HAM1 family non-canonical purine NTP pyrophosphatase, with product MSQRMVLASGNAGKLREFNAMLADLGIEFVRQSELGVQDADETGLTFVENALIKARHAAQHTGMPAMADDSGIVVDALGGAPGLYSARYSGEHGDDAANNAKLLEALKDVPDAQRTARFYCCIVYLRHAEDQLPIIAEASWKGRILHSLSGVNGFGYDPLFYVPTHGCSSAELPADEKNRISHRGQALRKLHELLLENAG from the coding sequence ATGAGTCAACGCATGGTGTTAGCCTCTGGCAATGCTGGAAAACTGCGCGAATTCAACGCAATGCTGGCGGATTTAGGCATTGAATTTGTACGCCAAAGCGAATTGGGGGTGCAAGATGCCGATGAAACCGGCTTAACCTTCGTCGAAAATGCCTTAATCAAAGCGCGTCACGCCGCTCAACACACCGGAATGCCCGCGATGGCAGACGATTCCGGCATTGTGGTCGATGCTCTCGGCGGCGCACCGGGGCTGTATTCCGCCCGTTATTCTGGCGAACACGGCGACGATGCTGCCAATAACGCTAAATTGCTGGAAGCGCTCAAAGACGTGCCGGACGCGCAACGCACCGCACGTTTCTATTGCTGCATTGTTTACTTGCGCCATGCCGAAGACCAATTGCCGATCATTGCCGAAGCCAGTTGGAAAGGTCGTATTCTGCACAGCTTGAGCGGGGTGAACGGCTTTGGTTACGACCCCTTGTTTTACGTACCAACCCACGGCTGCTCGTCCGCCGAACTGCCAGCAGATGAAAAAAATCGCATCAGCCATCGCGGGCAAGCCTTGCGTAAATTGCATGAATTGCTACTGGAGAACGCCGGGTGA
- a CDS encoding porin family protein, translating into MNKYLPLVSVAVVLFSGVAMAGSPKAPYVGVGYGINTSIDDNDLSSDCGVGGVACREVCDTDRAVNGYAGYPLSPNLAVEAGYTDMDYTARIEQDGGAVRGDQQSKALTLSAVGRKPLSANAGLFGKVGAAYWDSEVETTAGNTDDSGFTPVVGVGAEYNFSEHMGVRAGIDHFVSMGEQSKIIESGVVGTADTGVTTATVGLHYNF; encoded by the coding sequence ATGAATAAATATTTGCCTTTGGTGAGTGTCGCGGTTGTATTGTTCAGTGGTGTAGCAATGGCAGGCTCGCCAAAAGCGCCTTATGTGGGCGTGGGGTATGGCATTAATACGTCGATTGATGATAACGATCTGAGTTCAGATTGTGGGGTTGGGGGCGTTGCGTGCCGTGAAGTGTGTGACACTGACCGCGCTGTCAATGGGTATGCTGGGTATCCGCTTAGCCCTAATTTGGCCGTGGAAGCAGGTTACACCGATATGGATTATACCGCCCGTATTGAGCAAGACGGCGGTGCAGTGCGCGGCGATCAACAGTCCAAAGCGTTGACGTTGAGCGCGGTCGGGCGTAAGCCCTTGAGTGCTAATGCGGGTTTGTTCGGCAAAGTCGGTGCGGCCTATTGGGACAGCGAAGTAGAAACCACCGCAGGTAACACCGATGACTCCGGTTTCACCCCCGTTGTTGGCGTGGGTGCAGAATACAACTTCAGCGAACACATGGGCGTGCGGGCTGGCATTGACCATTTCGTGAGCATGGGTGAGCAGTCTAAAATCATTGAATCGGGCGTGGTTGGCACGGCGGACACCGGTGTTACCACCGCAACGGTTGGGTTGCACTACAACTTCTAA